The region GGACCGCACCCACCGTATCCTGACCGACGAGGATATCAACCGGATCGCGGGGACTTACCATGCTTGGCGGGGCGACCCTGACCCCGGGGAGTATAAGGATGTGCCAGGGTTCTGCCGGATTGTGACCGTTGAGGAGGTCGCAGAGCACGGGTACGTACTGACGCCTGGGCTGTACGTGGGGGCCGAGGAGGTCGAGGACGGCGGGGAGCCGTTTGAGGAGACGATGGCTGAACTTACTACTGAACTGTACGAGCAGATGGCCGAGGCCGACGAACTTAACGCAACAATTCGTCAAAATCTAGAGGTGCTAGGCTATGGCGAGTGAAAACCAAGCTAAACTTGGAGAAGTTGCTCAAATCATCATGGGTCAATCGCCGCCTGGCTACACTTATAATGAAGAGGGGCGAGGAACTCCCTTCTTTCAGGGTGTGAAGGATTTCGGTTATCGCTTTCCTACACCGCGAGTCTACTGCACGGCTCCAACCAGAGTAGCAGAGCCATGTGACATACTTCTAAGTGTGCGTGCTCCCATTGGACGAATTAATACTGCAACAGAAAGATGTGCTATTGGGCGTGGTCTCGCGATAATCCGCCCAAAAGATCCAGATGATGCACGTTATATTGAGTATGTGCTTCGTGATTTGGAACCTTACTTGAGAAGTTTAGAGGGCGGCGGCTCTGTCTTTGGTAATGCCAAACGTTCAGACCTGGAGACCATACACTTGCTATGGCCTGACAAACTTCATCGGATGCATACCGCCTGCATTCTCTCCTCCCTCGACGACAAGATCGAAATCAACCACCGCATGAACGCCACCCTTGAGGCCATGGCGCGGGTGATCTTCAAGTCCTGGTTCATGGACTTCGACCCGGTGCGGGCAAAGATGGAGGGCAGGGAGCCCGCCGGGATGAATGCGGAGACGGCGGCGCTATTTCCAGACGAGTTAGAGACGGTGGATGGGCAAGAGGTGCCTAAAGGATGGATGATTGGTAAATTAGGGGATGTTGCAGAAAATATTCGACGCAACATTCAATCAATGGATATTGGCGCCGATACCAACTACATTAGCCTAGCAGAAATGCCTCGAAAATCCATAGCATTAGATACATGGGTGAAAGCAGGAAAAATCGACAGTAACAAATTCCAGTTCCAAGCGGGAGAATTTCTCTTTGGTAAATTGAGACCCTACTTCCATAAAGTCGGTGTCGCACCGATTGATGGCGTATGCTCTACAGACATCCTTGTCATTGTCCCTAAAAGCCAAATCTTAAATGCCTTCACATTAGCCCAAATTTCGAGCAGTCCTTTCATAGATTTTGTAAATCAATCAGCTACTGGGACGAAAATGCCAAGAACAAACTGGGACACAATGGCTAGGTACACGATAGTTTTACCCTCTGCCGAGGTTCTCGGAGCATTCGAGCGGGCTGTTGGCCCGATGTTAAAACAGATTCAAAATAACATCATCCAATCCCGCACCCTCGCCACCATCCGCGACACCCTCCTCCCGAAGCTCATCTCCGGCGAGATCCGCGTCCCTGACGCCATGCTGGAGGCGGCGGAGGCATGAACGGCCAGATGTATGAATCAGAAGTCGAAGAGGCCGCCCTCCAGTGGTTCGAGGAGATCGGCTACAATGTCCTCTACGGTCCGGAGATCGAAAAAGATGGGGCATATCCAGAGCGGACCGATTATGCCGACTCCCTACTCCACGAGCGACTGCGGGAAGCACTCGTCCGGATCAACTCAAAACTCCCGATGGGGGCTATCGAGGAGGCATACCGTAAGATTATCGCCCCCACCTCTCCCTCCCTCATCGAGAACAACCAGACCTTCCACCGGTACCTCACCGACGGGGTCACGGTCGAATACCGGGATGCAGATGGCGTGCTCCGTCATGGCATCGTTCAGGTCATTGATAGCGATGATCCCAACAACAACGATTGGGCTGCCGTAAATCAGTTTACCGTGAAGGGAACGGGCCGGCCTCGCCGGCCCGATATCGTTGTCTTCATCAATGGACTTCCAATTGCCGTCATCGAACTCAAAAATCCTGCTGATGAGGATGCGACTATCTGGACAGCGTATAACGACCTTCAGACCTATAAACAGCAGATC is a window of Methanoculleus sp. 7T DNA encoding:
- a CDS encoding restriction endonuclease subunit S, whose translation is MASENQAKLGEVAQIIMGQSPPGYTYNEEGRGTPFFQGVKDFGYRFPTPRVYCTAPTRVAEPCDILLSVRAPIGRINTATERCAIGRGLAIIRPKDPDDARYIEYVLRDLEPYLRSLEGGGSVFGNAKRSDLETIHLLWPDKLHRMHTACILSSLDDKIEINHRMNATLEAMARVIFKSWFMDFDPVRAKMEGREPAGMNAETAALFPDELETVDGQEVPKGWMIGKLGDVAENIRRNIQSMDIGADTNYISLAEMPRKSIALDTWVKAGKIDSNKFQFQAGEFLFGKLRPYFHKVGVAPIDGVCSTDILVIVPKSQILNAFTLAQISSSPFIDFVNQSATGTKMPRTNWDTMARYTIVLPSAEVLGAFERAVGPMLKQIQNNIIQSRTLATIRDTLLPKLISGEIRVPDAMLEAAEA